Below is a window of Lepidochelys kempii isolate rLepKem1 chromosome 14, rLepKem1.hap2, whole genome shotgun sequence DNA.
gcccaatcctccaatttgtctaggtccctctgtatcctatccctaccctccagcgtatctacctctcctcccagtttagtgtcatctgcaaacttgctgagggtgcaatccacaccatcctccagatcatttatgaagatattgaacaaaaccggccccaggaccgacccttggggcactccacttgataccggctgccaactagacatggagccattgatcactacccgttgagcccaacaatctagccaactttctatccaccttatagtccatccatccagcccatacttctttaacttgctggcaagaatactgtgggagaccgtgtcaaaagctttgctaaagtcaaggaacaacacgtccactgctttcccctcatccacagagccagttatctcgtcacagaaggcgattagattagtcaggcatgacttgcccttggtgaatccatgctgactgttcctgatcactttcctctcctctgcgTGCTTCAGaaatgattccttgaggacctgctccatgatttttccagggactgaggagaggctgactggcctgtagttccccggatccttcttcccttttcaaaagatgggcactacgttagcctttttccagtcctccgggacctcccccgGTGGCCATGACTTATCCGAGATAaaggccagtggctctgcaatcacatccgccaactccttcagcactctcggatgcagcgcatccggccccatggacttgtgcacgtccagcttttctaaatagtcccgaaccactgctttctccacagagggctagtcacctccttcccatgctgtgctgcccagtgcagcagtctgggagctgaccttgtttgtgaagacagaggcaaaaaaagcattgagtacattagctttttccacatcctctgtcactaggttgcctccctcattcagtaaggggcccacactttccttgactttcttcttgttgccaacatacctgaagaaacccttcttgttactcttaacatcccttgctcgctgcaactccaggtgtgatttggccttcctgatttcactcctgcatgaccgaggaatatttttatactcctccctggtcatttgtccaatcttccacttcaagttgcagtgggggaggtttaggttggatattaggaaaaactttttcactaagagggtggtgaaacactggaatgcgttacctagggaggtggtagaatctccttccttagaggtttttaaggtcaggcttgacaaagccctggctgggatgatttaactgggaattggtcctgcttcgagcagggggttggactagatgaccttctggggtcccttccaaccctgatattctatgattcttgttaGCTGCTTTTTTGCGTTTaatatcagcaaggatttcactgttaagccaagctggtcgcctgccatatttgctattctttctacacatcaggatggtttgtccctgtaacctcaatcaggattctttaaaatacagccagctgtattttaaaatacaggaagtgggttttagcccatgaaagcttaggcccaaataaatctgttagtctctaaggtgccacaaggactcctcgttgtttttctgtgtgtgtgtattttctgtgtgtgtctatTGCCCAACtcatggtgtgtgtgtattttctgtgtgtgtctatTGCACAGCTCCGTGTATGTGTGTATCTATATGGGGGGAGGTGTATATTCTCTGTGTGTCTCTTGCACAgctcaggggtgtgtgtatgtaatctgtgcatgtgagagagagtgtgtgtgttctctgtgtgtgtctattGCACTCCTGGAAAGGTGTATATACacaaacccaggaaccaatccctgcaacaaagcccgttgtcaagtctatccacatatctattcaagggacgccatcataggacctaatcacatctgtcacaccatcagaggctcgttcacctgcacatctacccatgtggtatacgccatcatgtgcaggcaatgcccctctgccatgtacattggccaaactggacagtctctatgcaaaagaataaacggacacaaatcagacgtcaagaattataacattcaaaaaccagtcggtgaacacttcagcctccctggtcactcgattacagacctaaaagtggcaattcttcaacaaaaaaacttcagaaacagactccaacaagaaactgcagaactggaattaatttgcaaactggacaccattaaattaggctcgAATAGAGactggagtggatgggtcattacacaaagtaaaaactattccCCCCCTGCTAATTTTTTCCCCCGTTGTTACTCACAACTTCTTGTCAAATGTTTGacatgggccaccctgattatcaccacaaaaggtttatttttctcctgctgataatagtccaCCTTAATTGATGAGTCTCATTACAGTGGATATGGcaacccccattgtttcatgttctctgcatccgaggaagtgggcattagcccacgaaagcttatgcccaaataaatgtgttagtcgggtgccacaaggacgcctcggtttttttgccgatacagactaacacgggtaccactctgaaacctctgtgtgtgtgtgtgtgttctctgtgTCTGTATTGCACAGCTGGGGGGGGTACTCTCTGTGTCTATTCCGTGTGGGTAACACTAagaatacacacacagagatatcTATTGCACAGCTGGGGTGtgtacacagtgtgtgtgtgtgtattcttaGTGTGTGTCTATTGCACAGATGGGGGGTGTATATacactgtgtttgtgtgtgtgctgcacaGCTGTGGAGTgtatacacagtgtgtgtgtgttgcacagctggggtgtgtgtatacactgtgtgtgtgtgtttgtgtgttgcacaGCTGGGGGAGTGTATacacagtgtgtgtttgtgtctgtgtgttgcACAGCCGGGGGAGTGTATacacagtgtgtgtttgtgtgttgcacagctggggtgtgtgtatacaccgtgtgtgtgtttgtgtgttgcacagctggggtgtgtgtatacacagtgtgtgtgtgtgtttgtgtgttgcacaGCCGGGGGAGTgtatacactgtgtgtgtgtgtttgtgtgttgcacagctggggtgtgtgtatacactgtgtgtgtgtgtttgtgtgttgcacaACCGGGGGAGTgtatacacagtgtgtgtgtgtttgtgtgttgcacaGCTGGGGCAGTgtatacactgtgtgtgtgtgtgtttgtgtgttgcacaGCTGGGGGAGTgtatacacagtgtgtgtgtgtgtttgtgtgttgcacaGCCGGGGGACTgtatacacagtgtgtgtgtgtgtgtttgtgtgttgcacaGCTGGGGGAGTgtatacacagtgtgtgtgtgtgtttgtgtgttgcacaGCTGGGGTGTGCgtatacactgtgtgtgtgtgtttgtgtgttgcacagctgggggtgtatacacagtgtgtgtgtgtgtgtttgtgtgttgcacaGCTGGGGTGTatacacactgtgtgtgtgtgtttgtgtgttgcacaGCCGGGGGAGTgtatacacagtgtgtgtgtgtgtttgtgtgtttcacAGCTGGGGGAGTgtatacacagtgtgtgtgtgtttgtgtgtttcacAGCTGGGGGAGTgtatacactgtgtgtgtgtgtttgtgtgttgcacagctggggtgtgtgtatacactctgtgtgtgtgtttgtgtgttgcacaGCTGGGGGAGTgtatacacagtgtgtgtgtgtgtttgtgtgttgcacaGCTGGGGGAGTgtatacacagtgtgtgtgtgtgtttgtgtgttgcacagctggggtgtgtatatacacagtgtgtgtgtgtttgtgtgttgcacaGCTGGGGTGTGTatatacactgtgtgtgtgtttgtgtgttacaCAGGTGGGGTgtatacacagtgtgtgtgtgtttgtgtgttgcacaGCCGGGGGAGTGTatactcagtgtgtgtgtgtttgtgtgttgcacaGCCGGGGGAGTgtatacacagtgtgtgtgtgtgtttgtgtgttgcacaGCTGGGGGAGTgtatacacagtgtgtgtgtgtgtttgtgtgttgcacaGCTAGGGTGTGTgtatacactgtgtgtgtgtgtttgtgtgttacaCAGGTTGGGTgtatacacagtgtgtgtgtgtttgtgtgttgcacaGCTGGGGGAGTgtatacacagtgtgtgtgtgtgtttgtgtgttgcacagctggggtgtgtgtatacactgtgtgtgtgtgtttgtgtgttacaCAGGTGGGGTgtatacacagtgtgtgtgtgtgtttgtgtgttgcacaGCCGGGGGAGTgtatacacagtgtgtgtgtgtgtttgtgtgttgcacaGCCGGGGGAGTgtatacacagtgtgtgtgtgtttgtgtgttgcacaGCCGGGGGAGTgtatacacagtgtgtgtgtgtgtttgtgtgttgcacaGCCGGGGGAGTgtatacacagtgtgtgtgtgtgtttgtgtgttgcacagctggggtgtgtgtatacacagtgtgtgtgtgtttgtgtgttgcacaGCCAGGGGAGTgtatacacagtgtgtgtgtgtttgtgtgttgcacaGCTGGGGGAGTgtatacacagtgtgtgtgtgtgtttgtgtgttgcacaGCCGGGGGAGTgtatacacagtgtgtgtgtgtttgtgtgttgcacaGCCGGGGGAGTgtatacacagtgtgtgtgtgtgtttgtgtgttgcacaGCCGGGGGAGTgtatacacagtgtgtgtgtgtttgtgtgttgcacaGCCGGGGGAGTgtatacacagtgtgtgtgtgtttgtgtgttgcacaGCCGGGGGAGTgtatacacagtgtgtgtgtgtgtgtttgtgtgttgcacagctggggtgtgtgtatacacagtgtgtgtgtgtttgtgtgttgcacaGCCGGGGGAGTgtatacacagtgtgtgtgtgtttgtgtgttgcacaGCCGGGGGAGTgtatacacagtgtgtgtgtgtgtttgtgtgttgcacaGCTGGGGGAGTgtatacacagtgtgtgtgtgtttgtgtgttgcacaGCTGGGGGAGTGTATacacagtgtgtgtttgtgtgttgcacaACGGTGGGGTTGCACACCCCGTGTGTACTTGCAGATTTCCTGCATTCCTTATTtcttgccctgcccccccccgagccccgcCCGCTACGTGTCATCCCCGCCCGGGCTCCGGGCAAGCACCGCGCGGCGGCCCGGGATTTCCCCGCGGTGATTGCAGGCTGAGCTGTCACCCCCGGGCGCAGCCAATGGGGCGCCAGGGGCGGGGCTCGCCCCATTCATAAAGCGGCGCCGGGCGGGGCGCGGGCAGTTGATCGTTCTGCGCCGCAGCCGAGGACAAGTTCTGAAAATCGCGCTGCGCCCCGGTCTCATGAACGCGCTGTACGGTGCCACGAGCATGTGCTTAGCCTACGAGCCCCGGATGGCCGCCCTGCCCAGAGCCGAGCCCCCCCGCAGGGGCACCGGCCCCCAGTACTTCACCTTCGACCCCCTGCCCGCGGTGAGCCAGACCCCTTCCCGCAGGAATCCGGCCCGGGGCAGGAAACGACTGCGCAAAGTGCTCTACCCCCCCGTGGTGAgtctgtgggggtggggtagaagccgggacgcctgggttctctgggGGGCGTGAGGGGGgagtcgggactcctgggttctctgcgaTGTGGGGAGGGGTCTTTTGGGttaaagtggggggagggggatcgaGGAGTGAGGGCCCACCTTCTGATCCagcccccctctgtgcctcagtttcccccgctgTAGAAGTAGGCTACTGATGGCTCTCTGGGTCAGtccctgctgctggagggagGGTGAGGGTGGTGTAGCCTCTCcccagtggagggggggggagctAAGACCTGTAGCCCGGCCCCCCTTGCTGTGGGCATACAGACAGTGCAGGATGAGTCACCCCATTACACCTGCTGCTGCGTGTCCTGGACAGGAAGCCCCATGCACAGGTCTCTCTGCCCCAGAGATCCCTGGCTGATGGGGGTGCTGCATGtgtcccaggctccctgctgttcACAGCCAGGGGTGAGTCTCTTGCTAATCtgcccccagctgggagcagtATGGGCCATATGACACATGGGGGGGGATATCTAGATCATGCTCAGTGCAGTGGGGTTCAGGTTGCCTGGCTCAGCTGCTGAGCCCGAATCTCAAGTTGGTTTGGTGGAATAGGGCATTGTGGGTAGAAACAGAGAATTCTGGGTAACCAGGCTGTCCTCTTAGCCATCGTGGCTGGGTGTGGGGCCTCCTGGGTTGTGGGATTGGCCTGGGGCTGAGTGCCAGGGCATTCTGGGTAATCCGTTGGGCACAGGGCACTTGGAGTAGGACTGGTGCATTGTGGGTAATACATGggtccccctgccagccaggtctcTAATGTCCTGTCTCCTTCCTCCTGACCAGGTGAAACGCTACTATCCGGCCAAAGAGCGCAGCCAGGCCAAGCGTCTGCTTTTCATCCTCCTCACCATCGTCTTCTACCAAGTCTATAATGCTGACGAAGACCTGGCCCTGGGGCCTGAGCAGGGGGTTCGTGACTGCTCTGCGGAGAGCGGGAGCTCCCGTGTGGAGACCCCCCTCTCGGAAATGCTCCCGACACCCCTGGAGGTCCCAGAGATGGCCAACGCTACCAGTTTGCACGGGGGCCATGCGGCTGTTGAATCCACCGTGGAAATCAGCCAGTTCCTGGAGCAGAATCCAGCTGCTTTCTGAGATTCCCCACCCAGCGTTTCTCAGGCCAAGACACCTAAGGGGTCAACTGGGCTGGGCTCCAGCCACTCATGGGTTAACCCCGCCTGGTCTTCGGCCAGCTctttctgctgctgtctctgaaCGAAGCCAGTGAAGAATCTGGACGCCGCCGGACACTTGACGTCAATAGCAACGTGAAACCTCTCCGCAGCCGTGAGCAGGGAATTCCTGGCTCCAGCCATGACTGAGACATTGTGTGGCGGGGAGGGGTATTACTGACATAACTTATTAATatctaatatttatattatttatacaTTTGTAATTTAAAGATAGTGTGCTATTTAATGATCGAAGCCGGAACATGCTGGCGAGGAAAACGCTGCTTTCATCCAGGATGGAATAAAACCGTTAAATGTCCTCATCCGTTTAAACAGGGACATGTATCTTGCTCTTGTTTCTCTACGGGGACTTTTAATTGATGTTTGTTAGTGCCGTTACCCCGGGAGGAGAAACCCCGCTCTAATGGGTAGCAAAGCAGCCGGAGGGATAGCTGGCTGCAAATCCCAGGGAGGTATAAAGCTGGAAATGCTACTGGGCGGGGTAAAAAACTTTGATGGCCAAATGTGCTAGAATTCAACGCTACAGTTCTCCAGGCGGAGGCCGGGCTGGGTTGCTCTGTGGCAAAACAGCCTCTGACCCTTGGGTCTCCCATAAAGTAGCTACTTGATAGGGGCACAGAACGAAGACAGCACTGGTGCATTGGGCGGAGGGAGAAGTTTGGAGCCCGAAAAATGATTCGCGTGCTTTAAACCAGGAGCAAACAGGGATTTTCCTGAccctgggaggaggagagaagtcACGGGAAGAACGGCCCGCACTAAAGAGAGTGCGGACCCCTCCGCCCTTCCCTCTCGGACCCCCCCAGCTATGTTTACGCCTGGGGTGTCTGACCAGCAGGGTCCTGCTTGCTGTCTACGCTTACTGTGTAAGCTCCTGTGGATGCTTCGGAGGCCAAGACTCGCCCCGAACTGCCCTGACTTCAGGCTGATGTTTCCAAGGCGTTTTTGCCCCAAACTCTTTCCCGGACAAGTCGTCCAACCTGTGTATGTTCTGTGAACAAAATAAACATGTTGACTCCTGCGAGTGTGTCTGatttctggggggcaggggcatcCCACatcctttgggggagggggtcggCGTTAGGGGCTGGCTGGGCTGAAGGCGAAACTCAGCTCCCCTGGAGGAGCGCGAGGGTGTCAGGGCgctggaggaaggaggagatTGTGCTGGGAGGGGGCAAAGCTCAATTCAACTACAGGAGCATccaaggggggagcagggggtggcctTCATCTTCCAAGCCCCATCCACTTTCTGCATTACATCAGCTGGATACATTCTCATTGGCTGATGGTGGATCATGGGCGCGGGACCTTGGGAGAACTCTTCAGAGAGGCTAGCCCATCTCATAAAGGTGgggtgcagccccagccctgggagggaagaggggtcCAGTGAATTAGAACAGGgggtgctgggagtcaggacacctgggttatCATCCTCAGCTGCATAGTAGGGTTATCTATTCTCCTCCCccaatccacaaggcttgttacctttggcagagtaacaagccttgcgGGTAGGGGGGGAAGTGGTTGACATGATTTAGCTTGATTTCAGTAAAGCTTGTGACGCTCATGTGGCCACCTCACACACAAACTAGGGCAATGCAACCTGGCTGAATGCGGGTGCGAAAACAACTCCTCTCTGGGAGCGAGCGGTGGGTcgcagtcaagctggaaggacatagcGAGAGGGGCCCCCCAGAGATCCGTTCTGGGCCCGGTTTTCTTTAATATCTTCCATCAACGATTTAGATCACGGCACAGAGAGTACacataaagtttgcggacaataccaagctgggaggggttgcaagtgctttggaggataggatgaaaattcaaaatgatctggagaaacggtctgaagtaaacaggacgaaattcaataaggagaaatgcaaagcacccacttaggaaggaacaatcagttgcacacacacagagaatgggAAATGACGGCCGAAGGAGAACTGCGGAAacggatctgggggtcagagtggaccacaagctgaatatgagtcaatagtgtaacgctgttgccaaatatattagcagaagtgttgtaagcaggaaattagaagtaatttttccgctttgctctgcactgattaggcctcaacgggaggattgtgtcctgttctgggcaccacatttcaggaaagatgtggacaaattggagagagtccagagaagagcagcatcAACGATTAAAGGTCTAAGAAAACATGGCttaggagggaagattgaaaaaatggggtttgtttaggctggaaaagagaagagcgaggggggacatgagaacagttttcaagtatgtaaaaagttgtaaagaggaaggtgataaattgttctccttaacctctgaggctaggacaagaagcaatgggctcaaattgcagaaagggcggtttaggttggacattaggaaaaacttcctaactgtcagggtggttaaactctggaacaaattgcccagggaggttgtggaatatgTGTtgatggagatttttaagagcagatcaGAGAAACACCTTTTAGGGACGGTcaagataatacttaatcctgccttgagtgcaggggactggactagataacctctggaggtcccttccagtccaacgCTGCTATAACCCATATAACTACAGTTTACATATAATTCTCTGGAGGTTTTCATTCTTCCTGGGTTTTTAATCATTAACCCTGATTTGACatgatttaaaaatcaatcaAATCACCAGTTTAATGGTACTTCCTGGTGTCCCGGGACTCTAAGCCGTCCCGGCGTGTCTCCGAGAGGGTCTGGGAATCAGGGACTCTGTTGCACTGGACTcgacaggggtgtgtgtgtatctgcCAACCAGCCTTTCTCAGCCCCGTCCCGCCATCCTTAGCTCCAGCAAATCGCTCCCTCTTGAGGGATCCATAGATCCGGTCTGTCTAATCTAGGTACGTATCCACCCGCCCCCAGCCGGATTGTTATCCATCTCTTCTCTGGGGTATTTTTAGCACCAAGCTCCCAGACAGCGAGGGCCGGAGAGGCTGGGCGAGCCACGCCCGGCGCCCTTGGCCACACGGATAAGCCCAGGGGCAATGACTGATAAGGGGCTATTCCAGGCTCTCTGCGGGGGCAGAGGAACTGCGGGTTCCCGCTGGTACCTGTCTGGGCCACGAGGGGAGGGTTATATATAGCGAGCACCCACGTACAGATAGCGTGTGCGGCAACGGACACTCAGCCCAGGGTGGCCTcagcaggacgcctgggttctctccccggctctggaaggggagtggggtctagtggttagagcaggggtgggggctgggagccaggactcctgggttctctccccggctctgggaggggagtgaggtctagtggttagagcaggggtgggggctgggagccaggattcccgGGTTCTCTcctcggctctgggaggggagtggggtctagtggttagagcaggggggctgagagccaggactcctgggttctctccctggctctggggaggggtggggtggggtctagtggttagactgAGCAagggcagctctgtgtgtgttttcatgGTCCAGCCTGGCTGGTGTGTGAGTCTGTGCACACATGCTGGGTCACACACACAACCCTCCGCTCTGCAGCTGAGAAAACACATGACGGAAAGCACTGCCAGGGGCCCTGGGCTCAGGTTGAGGCTGGGAATTGCCCAAGCTCGTGGCTTCCGGGCTCTGCCTATCTGCACGGCTGCATTTCCTCATACCCCAGAGGTGAGAACCACACGCGGCAGAGCCCACATCCGCCCCCCACCCGGCACAGAGAGCCCAGGGCCTAAATATAAAGAGCCACGGGGGGACAGAGGAGTAGAAATACCAGCACTAGAAATAC
It encodes the following:
- the IER3 gene encoding radiation-inducible immediate-early gene IEX-1 is translated as MNALYGATSMCLAYEPRMAALPRAEPPRRGTGPQYFTFDPLPAVSQTPSRRNPARGRKRLRKVLYPPVVKRYYPAKERSQAKRLLFILLTIVFYQVYNADEDLALGPEQGVRDCSAESGSSRVETPLSEMLPTPLEVPEMANATSLHGGHAAVESTVEISQFLEQNPAAF